The nucleotide sequence TAGCGCACTGCTCGCCGAAGACCGCAACTCGCTGACCGGGCAATACCTGCGCGGCGAGCGCGCCATCTCGGTGCCGGGCTCCCGGCGCCTGCCGCTGCGCGGCGACCTCGTGGTTCGCGGGGCCCGCGCCAACAACCTGAAGAACATCGACGTGCGCATCCCGATCGGCATGCTGACCGCGGTCACCGGTGTGTCGGGGTCGGGCAAGTCCACGCTCGTCAACGATATCCTCTATCGGGCGCTGGCCCGCACGCTCTACCGCGCCACCGACGAGCCCGGGACCCACGATGGCATCGACGGGATCGAACTGATCGACAAGGTCATCGAGATCGACCAGTCGCCGATCGGTCGCACGCCACGCTCCAATCCGGCCACCTATACCGGGCTGTTCACGTTTATACGCGACCTGTTCGCCTGGCTGCCCGAGGCCAAGGCTCACGGCTTCAAGCCCGGCCGCTTCTCCTTCAACGTCAAGGGCGGCCGCTGCGAGACGTGCCAGGGAGATGGCGTCATCGCCATCGAGATGCACTTTCTGCCGAATGTCTACGTGACGTGCGAAGAGTGCAAGGGGCGCCGTTACAACCGCGAGACGCTCGACATCAAGTACCGCGGGCGCTCGATTGCCGAGATCCTCGATCTGACGGTTGACCAGGCGCTGCCGCTGCTCGAGCCGTTTCCCCCGATCGCCAACAAGCTCCGCACGCTTCAGGACGTGGGCCTGGGCTACATCAAGCTCGGCCAATCGGCGACGACGCTCAGCGGCGGCGAGGCCCAACGCGTCAAGCTGTCGAAGGAACTCTCGCGGCGCGGCACCGGCCGCACCCTCTACATCCTCGACGAGCCGACGACGGGCCTGCACTTCGACGACGTGAAGAAGTTGCTGGACGTGGTGACCAAACTCGTGGACCAGGGCAATACCGTGGTGGTCATCGAGCACAACCTGGACGTGATCAAGACCGCCGATCATCTGATCGACCTCGGACCCGAAGGCGGCGAGGCCGGGGGGCGCATCGTCGCCGAAGGGTCGCCCGAGGAGGTGGCCGCCATCGAGGCGTCCTACACTGGCCGCGTGCTGAGGGCCTTTCTTCTTGGCAAGGCCGGGTAGGATAACTACACTCGGCTTACGTACTCGCCCCCTCCGCATCGTGTACGTCGTCAGACATCCACATGGCACAACACGTACGGTCGAATAATGGTGCAGGCACCCTGTGGGGTTTCTTGACAGCCGCGCGAGGAACGGCAGCGTGGCTGAAGCGATTCCTGACGCTATCGCTCACCCTTGTGGCGTTGGCCCTGATCTTCGGCGTGTACATCTACTATGACTGGGAAGCCCAGCGGATCCAGACCCAGAAGTACAACGAGATCGCCGCGATCGCCCGGATGAAGGTCGATCAGATTCTGAGATGGCGGCACGAACGGCTCGCCGATGTCCGCCGCACCGCTGAAAGTCCCACGCTGAGAGCCACCGCCGCCGAGTGGCTGCGCGACCCGGGCCAGCCTGTCCTCCGTGCCGAGTTGCTGGGCCGCCTGATCCTCGAGCGGGACACGGGCGAGTATGATGACGCAATCCTGGTCGATGCGGAGGCGCGCCTCCTGCTGTCTGCCCGGGCCGCGCCGGGGCCACTCAATGGGGCCGTCCGGCGGACCGTGGCCATGGCGCTCAAGAGTTCCGGCCCCGTGCTTGGCGATCTCTACCGTGTAGGTCACGGTCCGATCGGGATCGATACCGCTGAGGCGATGAGGGATTCGTCTGGCCGTGTGCTTGCCGTCATCATCCTGTCCAGCCCGGCCGCCGATTTCCTCTATCCGATGATCCAGAGCTGGCCGACGCCAAGCCAGAGCGCGGCCCGGATGGGCGGCCCGTCCGGCTGTTCGGCACCGTCCAGGATGTGACCGAGCGCAAACAGCTTGAAGAGGTTTTGCGCAAGCGCAATGAAGAACTGGTTCGGTTCACCTACACCGTGTCGCACGATCTCAAGAGTCCGCTGGTGACCATCCGGACCTTTCTCGGCTTTCTCGATGAGGATCGCAAGCTGGCCGATCCCACCCGCGTCGAGAAGGACATCGGTTTCATCCGCCGCGCGGCCGACAAGATGACCGATCTGCTCGACGACCTGCTGGAACTCTCGCGCATCGGCCGGAAGATGAACCCGCCGGAAGATATCCCGCTGCAGACGCTGGTCGGGGAGGCGTTGGACATGGTCGCCGGGCGCATCACCCAGCGCCGCGTGATGGTCACCGTGACCGACGTCCCCGTCACCCTGCACGGCGATCGGCGCCGCCTGATCGAGGTCTTCGCGAACCTTCTCGACAACGCGGCCAAGTTCATGGGCGACCAGGCCGATCCCCGCGTGGAGGTCGGTATCGACGAGACGGGTGCCCAACCCGTACTGTTTGTGCGCGATAATGGGCTCGGCATCGACCCGCGCCACGCGTCGAAGCTGTTCGGGCTCTTCGAAAAACTCCACCCGGAAGCCGAAGGAACCGGCATCGGGCTTTCGCTCGTCAAGCGCATCGTGGAAGTCCACGGCGGCCGGATCTGGGCCGAGTCCGCCGGGCCCAGGCAGGGTTCGACATTCAGGTTTACGTTATCCGGAATCAAGCGGAATCAAGCGGTAGCACAGCAGGAGACCACGTGATGCTCAATGGCGGCCCCGTAAGGATACTGCTCGTTGAAGATGATCCTGCGCACGCGGAGATCGTCAAGCGCAACATGGCGGATTGCCGCATCGCCAACCAGCTCCACCACGTTGCGGATGGCCAGGCGGCGCTCGACTATCTGTACCAGGAGAACGGGTATGCCTCGGCCGACTCGGCGCCGCGGCCCGACTTGATCCTGCTCGATCTGCGCCTGCCGAAGGTGGATGGCCAGGAGGTGCTGCAGCGACTCAAGGCGGATGTTGACCTCAAGTCCATTCCGGTTGTGGTGCTGACGACGTCAAAGGCCGAAGTTGACCTGCTATCGGCCTACGATCATGGCGCGTCCAGCTACCTCGTCAAGCCCGTCGACTTCGACAAGTTCAAGCAGATGCTGGAAATATTCGGCTTCTACTGGTTGATGTGGAACCAGTTTCCGCATCCCGAGGAACCGTCGAAGGCGTAACCCGAGGCTCGGCATGCCGTATCTCACACCTGGAGTGCGACGATGACCGCCGACCAACTTCGTGTCCTGCTGGTTGAGGATGCGGAGCCCCACGTCGAGGCCGTCCGCCGCGCGTTCGAGAAGGCCGCGGTCACGGTCGATATTCGCGTCGCCTCGTCGCTGCGCGAGTACCGTGAGGCAGTGGCCGCCGGCGTCCCCGATGTCGCGCTGATGGATCTCAATCTGCCCGATGGCCGATCGATGGATCTGCTGACGTGGCCTCCCGAGGACGGGCTGTTTCCCATCGTCGTGATGACCAGTCAGGGCGACGAGGATACGGCGGTGGCCGCCATCAAGGCCGGGGCTCTCGACTATGTCGTGAAATCAGCCGAAGCGTTTGGCGACATGCCGCACACCGTGGATCGCGTGCTGCGGGAGTGGCAACTGCGCGTCGATCGCAGGCGGGCAGTCGACGAGCTGCGCAACCGTGTGGCGCGCTATCGCGCCGTGACCGAGACGGCGGCCGACGGCTTCTTGACGATCGATTCCAGCGGGCGTGTCGTCGACGTCAATGAGGCCTACATCCGCAGGTCGGGGTACAGTCGGGAGGAGCTCCTGGCGATGCGGATCAACGACCTCAAGGCCAGGGAGTCGGTCGACCAGACGGCCGCCCGTCTCGAAAAGATCGCGCGCGAGGGCAGCGGCATCTTCGAGACGCTGCATCGAGCGAAAGACGGGACCGTCTGGCAGGTCGAGGTCGACGTGTCGTACTGGCCGATCGACGGTGGACTCTATTTCGGGTTCCATCGCGACGTCACCGAACGGAACAAGGCGGAGGAGTCGCTGCGGCGTTCGCGGCAGTGGATGGATCTGCACGTGCAGAACACGCCGCTGGCCGTCATCGAGTGGGATGTTGATTTCAAGGTGCTCGAATGGAACCCGGCCGCCGAGCAGATCTTCGGCTACACGCGCGCCGAGGCCGTCGGCCGGTATTACAGCTTTATCGTGCCGGATTCGGCCAGGCCTGCCGTCAACGGGACCGGCGTCGAGTTGATCGAGAACCGGGGAGGCTCCCGCTCGACCAACGAGAACATTACCAGGGCCGGCAAGATCATCATGTGCGAGTGGTTCAACACCACCCTGGTTGATGGCCATGGCAAGACGATGGGCGTGGCGTCGCTCGTGCAGGACATCACAGCGCGACGATCGCTCGAGGCGCAGTTGCGCGAGTCGCAGAAGCTCGAAGCCGTCGGTCAGTTGGCGGGCGGCGTCGCCCACGATTACAACAACATCCTGGCGGCGACGGTGATGACGCTGGGCCTGCTCGAGGAACGGACCGATCTCAGTGCGGATGTGCGGCAGGCCATCGCGGACCTGAACGGGCTGGCCGATCGCGCCGTGAACCTCACGCGCCAACTGCTGCTGTTCAGCCGCCGATCGCCGCTCAACGTGCGCACCCTCAATCTGAACCAGGTGCTGACCGATCTCCACAAGATGCTGCACCGCCTGATTGGCGAGCACATTCACTTCGAGTTCACCGGTGATCCCGGACTGCCGTCGATCCAGGCCGACAGGGGCATGATCGAGCAGATCGCCACCAACCTGTGCGTCAACGCCCGTGATGCGATGCCCAAGAGCGGGCGGTTGGTGGTGCGCACGTCCGTCGTGGAGGTGGATCCCGCGCGCGCCAGGACCCATCCGGATGCCCGCGTCGGGCGATTCGTGTGTCTGTCGGTGAGCGACAGCGGAAGCGGCATGTCTCCGGATCTCGTGAGCAGGATCTTCGAACCGTTCTTCACGACTAAGGAGAAGGGCAAGGAAACGGGCCTCGGATTGTCCACCGTGTTCGGCATCGCAAAACAGCACAACGGGTGGGTCGAGGTGGAAAGCACCCAAGGCGTTGGGTCGACATTCCGGGTGTTGCTGCCAGCCGACACGGCCGCTGTCGCGGAGGTTGACCAGGCGAGAGCCGGGCCGGCCAAGGGTGGCCACGAGGTCATCCTGCTGGTCGAAGACGAACTCTCTGTCCGGAACACCATCACCCTGGTCCTGAAGCGCCATGGCTATCGGGTGCTGCAGGCCGGCGATGGTCGGGAAGCCCAGCAGGTGTGGCAGGCGTGCGGCGGGCGCGTGGACGTGCTCCATACCGACATGATCATGCCCGGCGGGATGACGGGCCTGGAGCTGGCCCTGCTCCTGAAGTCGAAGCAGCCCGATCTCAAAGTGGTGATTTCGAGCGGGTACAGTGACGAACTGGCGGGACCGGCATCCTCGGCGAACCCGGAGTTCCAGTACCTGCCCAAACCGGTTCCGACCCACGAACTGCTGGCTGCCATCCGAACCAGTCTGGACGGCACCAAGCCCCTGTAACCCGGGCGGCCGCCGATCCCATTCACGTTATCCGGCGCGGTGCCGATTGCCTCTGCAGACGCGGCGTGTCGTCAGGCCGCCAGCGTCCCCGCGCGGCTGGCGACAGCAGGGAGGGGATCGGTGATTGCCGTAACGCGCCTCGACGGCCAGAAGCTGTTTGTCAATGCCGACCTTATCGAGAGCATTGAACAGACGCCCGACACGATCATCTCCTTCACGAGCGGGCACAAAATGCTCGTCCGCGATCATCCTGAAGAGCTGGCCCGCCGTGTGATTGAGTACAGGCGGGCGACGCTGGCGCCGCTGGCCGAACAACCCGAACCACCAGCCCAGCTCGGTCCGGCGACCACGGCGGAGCGATCATGAGCCACGACAAAGGCGTGCGCATCGACGTGTCGTCGTTTATCGGCGTCCCGCTGGCCATTGGTCTGATCCTGATCGGTCAATGGTACGAGGGCGGCTCGGTTCTCTCGTTGCTGCAACCGACGGCCGCCATGATTGTGTTTGGCGGGACCTTTGGCGCCGTCATGCTGAGCTTCTCGAGAAACGACATCATTCGGGCCTTCGGTGCGCTGAGGACGGTGTTTCTCTGGGATGGGGAGGCGCCGTCGAAGACGATTGATACGATTCTCCAATACGCCTATCGTGCACGGAAAGACGGCATCCTGTCGCTCGACTCGGACCTGGACAAGATCACGGACCCCTTTCTCGAGAAGGCCATCCACCAGCTCGTCGATTCCAACAGCCCGCAGACCCTGCGTGACGTGCTCGAAATCGAGAGCCGCGGTCGGGAGGATTACGACGAGATTCCCGCCAAGGTCTACGAGGCGGCCGGCGGCTATGCGCCGACCATCGGCATTCTGGGGGCCGTGATTGGCCTGATCCAGGTGATGCAGCACCTGACGGATCCGACCAAGCTCGGCCAGGGCATTGCCGTGGCCTTCGTCGCGACGGTGTACGGGGTGGGATCGGCGAACCTGTTCTTTCTGCCGGCGGCGACCAAGTTGAAGATGAAGGCCCGGCACGAGGCGCGGCGCCGCGAACTGACGCTCGAAGGTGTCCTCGCGATCCAGGAGGGCCTGTTCCCCCGGATGATCCAGGAAAAACTCTACGGCTTTGCCGCCCAGATCGCGCCCAAACAAGAGAAACCACATCGTGCATAGCAGTCGATTCAGACGACACGATCGCGAACCTGTCGAGGTGCCGAAGCCCCGGCCGAGGCCCCGGCGTCCACGTGCACCAGAGCACCCGAACCACGAACGCTGGCTGGTGTCCTACGCCGACTTCATCACGCTGCTGTTCGCCGTGTTTGCGATGATGTACGCGTTGTCGGTCGTCGATGCGAAGAAGTTCGCGGCGCTCGCCCAGTCCCTACGGTCGGCGTTCAACGAGACGACACCCGCCGACCTGCACGCCGTAGGCACCGTGCTCATCAATGACAGGAACAACCCGCCATCGGCCAAGAAGCCTGGCGCCGGAGGCCTCGTCGATCTGGCCGAGGTGCGTGCCCAACTGCAACAGCGGCTCGCGAAAGCGATCGGCGCGAACCAGGTCGACATGGAAATGGACCACCGGGGGCTGGTGATCTCGATTCGCGAAGCGGGGTCGTTTGCCACCAGCCGGGCAGAACTCTCGGCGACGGCGCACGACATCCTGGCCGAGATCGGGCTCGCGCTCGCCAATGTGGGAAACAGCGTGAGAATCGAGGGGCACACCGACGATGTGCCCATCCACTCGGACCGGTTCGCGTCGAACTGGGAGTTGTCGACCGCACGGGCCACGACCGTCGTCCGCTTCATGCTCGAACGCGCCGGGCTCCAGCCGAAACGACTGTCGGCTGCCGGTTACGCCGAGTACATGCCGCGTGTTCCGGGCGTGTCGGATGCCGCCCGTGCGCGGAATCGACGCGTCGATCTCATCGTGCTCAGCCCGCCGACGCAGGCGGCCGAAGAGCCCGTCGCCATGACGAGCCGGCCGCCCACACCGTAGATCACCCGGGGTGCCGGTCCTGAATGCCGGGTCTGACCGTCCTCACCAAGGTTACGGCGGTCCGCCGAAGCGGCACGCGAAGGCGGAAGACCCGGCGGGGGCGTGTCAGATCGACGAGGCGTGGGCGACGTGGTGGCGCCGCAGGACGCGTTCGGCGGCCCGGACGCCTCGGTACTGCGCTTCCTCGAACAACGAGAGCCCGCTGAGATCCGAATGCGCGAAGTGGAGCGGGCCGTCAAGCGCGGCCACCCGCTGCCTCGCCTCGCCCCACACAAAGCCGGGTCGCGGGCAAATCATGGCGTGTCCCCACAACATCATGTCGAGGTTGGTGACGAGCGACGCGATCTCGGGATGCGGACGCGACAGGTCCTCGATCATGAAGTCGGCCCAGCCCTCCCAACCGCGAGAGAGCAGCAGCGTCCGCGCATCCGAGGCCGGCCGGCCGGCCAGCGCGTGGTAGAAGGTCAGCACCGTCTCGCGTGGCCTGCTCTGCAGGCTCTGGTGGGTCGCCACCACGTACCCGAGCGTCGGGCTCTTGTAGATGACGTTGTCCCACGCGATCGGCACGCCGGCTCGTGCCGTCGGAAACGCACGGAGCGTCAGGTTGGCGACCAGCCACGGCGCGTAGTCGAACTGGGCGAGGTCGTGCCGGACCTCCGCCTGGAGCGTCGGGACGATGTAGTTCGCAAATGACGACGGACACGCCAGGATGACATCGTCGGCCACCAGCCTGGTGGTGACGCGATCCCGGGCGTTGTACGTGTCGACGGTGGCGCCGGTGCCGGTGGGCGTGATGCGGAACACGAGCGCGTCGCGCGTCACGTGACGCGCCAGCGAGTGCGCGAGGCGAGTGACGATCCAGCCAATGCCCTCCGGCCAGGTCAGCAGCGTGGTCTCCGACACCCTTGCGCTCTCACCCTCGCGACTCGCGAAGTAGTGCACGCCGGCCCACGCCGACACGTCACTCGAGTAACTGCCGTAATCATCGCGACAGCAGTAATCCACGTACCAGTGCAGCGCCGGGGCATCGAGCTTCTGTTCGAGGAGAAAGTCGCGCATCGACATCCGATCGAGCGCGATCAGATCAGGCTCACGCGCACTCATCTCCATCGGAATCGCGAACGCCGGCCGGCCATCGGCATCGCGCCGGTCGCGGTAGCCGGCGACCAGATCCCTGAACCGATCCAGCTGATCACGTTCCCGGCGGCTGATGCCCAACGTGGGCACGAGACCGTCCTGCCACTTGCCGTTGATGTAGAGCCGTTCCTCCGGGGCACCGCAGACGAACGTCTCCTCGTAGATCGGTTTGCCCGAGGTGTCGTAGCCCTGGATGATGCCGAGCTCCTGGAACAGTTCCCGGACGGCGCGTGACTCGCGCGTGGGAAACGGCACGTAGTGGGCGCCCCACGGGAACGCGCTCACGGCGTTTCGCCCCGAGCGCGCGTTGCCGCCGGCGTCAGCTTCAAGTTCCAGAATCTCGAAGTCCGTGAACCCGGACTTGCGGAGCTTCCAGCCCGCCGACAGGCCTGCGACGCCGCCGCCCACGATGACCACCGGCACGCGCCGCTCGGCATACGGTGCCGGCAGGCCGCCCTGCCTGAGCAGATGTCCCACGCTCTCGCTCGCGCCCACGATGCGCCCGTCGAAGGCGAATCGCCGGCCTGACGATCGTGTGCATCCCGACACGGCCAGGGAGGCCGCGACACCAGC is from Acidobacteriota bacterium and encodes:
- a CDS encoding flagellar motor protein encodes the protein MSHDKGVRIDVSSFIGVPLAIGLILIGQWYEGGSVLSLLQPTAAMIVFGGTFGAVMLSFSRNDIIRAFGALRTVFLWDGEAPSKTIDTILQYAYRARKDGILSLDSDLDKITDPFLEKAIHQLVDSNSPQTLRDVLEIESRGREDYDEIPAKVYEAAGGYAPTIGILGAVIGLIQVMQHLTDPTKLGQGIAVAFVATVYGVGSANLFFLPAATKLKMKARHEARRRELTLEGVLAIQEGLFPRMIQEKLYGFAAQIAPKQEKPHRA
- a CDS encoding ATP-binding protein; this encodes MRKRNEELVRFTYTVSHDLKSPLVTIRTFLGFLDEDRKLADPTRVEKDIGFIRRAADKMTDLLDDLLELSRIGRKMNPPEDIPLQTLVGEALDMVAGRITQRRVMVTVTDVPVTLHGDRRRLIEVFANLLDNAAKFMGDQADPRVEVGIDETGAQPVLFVRDNGLGIDPRHASKLFGLFEKLHPEAEGTGIGLSLVKRIVEVHGGRIWAESAGPRQGSTFRFTLSGIKRNQAVAQQETT
- a CDS encoding flagellar FlbD family protein is translated as MIAVTRLDGQKLFVNADLIESIEQTPDTIISFTSGHKMLVRDHPEELARRVIEYRRATLAPLAEQPEPPAQLGPATTAERS
- a CDS encoding OmpA family protein is translated as MHSSRFRRHDREPVEVPKPRPRPRRPRAPEHPNHERWLVSYADFITLLFAVFAMMYALSVVDAKKFAALAQSLRSAFNETTPADLHAVGTVLINDRNNPPSAKKPGAGGLVDLAEVRAQLQQRLAKAIGANQVDMEMDHRGLVISIREAGSFATSRAELSATAHDILAEIGLALANVGNSVRIEGHTDDVPIHSDRFASNWELSTARATTVVRFMLERAGLQPKRLSAAGYAEYMPRVPGVSDAARARNRRVDLIVLSPPTQAAEEPVAMTSRPPTP
- a CDS encoding PAS domain S-box protein, giving the protein MTADQLRVLLVEDAEPHVEAVRRAFEKAAVTVDIRVASSLREYREAVAAGVPDVALMDLNLPDGRSMDLLTWPPEDGLFPIVVMTSQGDEDTAVAAIKAGALDYVVKSAEAFGDMPHTVDRVLREWQLRVDRRRAVDELRNRVARYRAVTETAADGFLTIDSSGRVVDVNEAYIRRSGYSREELLAMRINDLKARESVDQTAARLEKIAREGSGIFETLHRAKDGTVWQVEVDVSYWPIDGGLYFGFHRDVTERNKAEESLRRSRQWMDLHVQNTPLAVIEWDVDFKVLEWNPAAEQIFGYTRAEAVGRYYSFIVPDSARPAVNGTGVELIENRGGSRSTNENITRAGKIIMCEWFNTTLVDGHGKTMGVASLVQDITARRSLEAQLRESQKLEAVGQLAGGVAHDYNNILAATVMTLGLLEERTDLSADVRQAIADLNGLADRAVNLTRQLLLFSRRSPLNVRTLNLNQVLTDLHKMLHRLIGEHIHFEFTGDPGLPSIQADRGMIEQIATNLCVNARDAMPKSGRLVVRTSVVEVDPARARTHPDARVGRFVCLSVSDSGSGMSPDLVSRIFEPFFTTKEKGKETGLGLSTVFGIAKQHNGWVEVESTQGVGSTFRVLLPADTAAVAEVDQARAGPAKGGHEVILLVEDELSVRNTITLVLKRHGYRVLQAGDGREAQQVWQACGGRVDVLHTDMIMPGGMTGLELALLLKSKQPDLKVVISSGYSDELAGPASSANPEFQYLPKPVPTHELLAAIRTSLDGTKPL
- a CDS encoding response regulator produces the protein MLNGGPVRILLVEDDPAHAEIVKRNMADCRIANQLHHVADGQAALDYLYQENGYASADSAPRPDLILLDLRLPKVDGQEVLQRLKADVDLKSIPVVVLTTSKAEVDLLSAYDHGASSYLVKPVDFDKFKQMLEIFGFYWLMWNQFPHPEEPSKA
- a CDS encoding NAD(P)-binding protein, coding for MKRRQFLIGSAGVAASLAVSGCTRSSGRRFAFDGRIVGASESVGHLLRQGGLPAPYAERRVPVVIVGGGVAGLSAGWKLRKSGFTDFEILELEADAGGNARSGRNAVSAFPWGAHYVPFPTRESRAVRELFQELGIIQGYDTSGKPIYEETFVCGAPEERLYINGKWQDGLVPTLGISRRERDQLDRFRDLVAGYRDRRDADGRPAFAIPMEMSAREPDLIALDRMSMRDFLLEQKLDAPALHWYVDYCCRDDYGSYSSDVSAWAGVHYFASREGESARVSETTLLTWPEGIGWIVTRLAHSLARHVTRDALVFRITPTGTGATVDTYNARDRVTTRLVADDVILACPSSFANYIVPTLQAEVRHDLAQFDYAPWLVANLTLRAFPTARAGVPIAWDNVIYKSPTLGYVVATHQSLQSRPRETVLTFYHALAGRPASDARTLLLSRGWEGWADFMIEDLSRPHPEIASLVTNLDMMLWGHAMICPRPGFVWGEARQRVAALDGPLHFAHSDLSGLSLFEEAQYRGVRAAERVLRRHHVAHASSI